The following proteins come from a genomic window of Gopherus flavomarginatus isolate rGopFla2 chromosome 22, rGopFla2.mat.asm, whole genome shotgun sequence:
- the PAFAH2 gene encoding platelet-activating factor acetylhydrolase 2, cytoplasmic isoform X2, translated as MTLHVPGCTGRRCLLSFRGVAGAQVLSPAKEGMGGAQSLRLPHGNGPHQVGCTDVMVGPNRKGLFFRLFYPCLPQEEAEQPLWIPRREYCDGLADYINLKWCTPLLNVTFGSYRVPVSWNGPFKACGSRYPLIIFSHGLGAFRDHSACATYFCKAEAGGSDSLEAALQEEWIPFRRVQEGQKEFHFRNPQVHQRANECVRGLRLVQEISHGKAVTNVLHKGFDLSALKESVDLTKVAVMGHSFGGATAILALSKEDHFSCAVALDAWMFPLKNDLYHKVTKPVLFINTEKFQTAESVTKMKRLSSRNRQTKIITILGSVHLSQTDFTFLAGNLLNRLFQTRGTLDPYTGLNITNRAALAFLQKHLRLEEDFDQWNNLLEGIGDSVIPEAPLCISSL; from the exons ATGACACTACATGTCCCAGGATGCACTGggcggcgctgcctcctctctttcCGTGGGGTGGCGGGAGCCCAG GTGCTATCTCCAGCTAAGGAAGGCATGGGGGGAGCGCAGTCCCTCAGGCTGCCCCATGGGAATGGGCCTCACCAAGTGGGCTGCACGGATGTGATGGTGGGCCCCAACCGGAAG GGGCTTTTCTTCCGGTTGTTTTACCCCTGCCTTCcccaggaggaggcagagcaacCTCTCTGGATCCCACGCCGTGAGTATTGCGATGGGCTGGCTGACTACATCAACCTGAAGTGGTGCACCCCGCTGCTCAATGTGACTTTCG GGTCCTACAGAGTTCCAGTGAGCTGGAACGGGCCTTTCAAGGCATGTGGCAGCAGGTACCCACTGATCATATTTTCCCATGGCCTGGGAGCCTTTCG AGACCATTCTGCCTGTGCAACTTACTTTTGcaaggcagaggctggggggtcCGATTCCCTGGAGGCTGCGCTGCAGGAGGAATGGATCCCATTTCGAAGGGTCCAAGAAGGGCAGAAGGAATTTCATTTTCGAAACCCACAG GTTCACCAAAGAGCAAACGAGTGTGTACGAGGGCTCAGGCTGGTGCAGGAGATCAGCCACGGCAAAGCTGTCACCAATGTCTTGCACAAAGGATTTGATCTGTCTGCACTGAAG GAGAGTGTGGATTTGACTAAAGTtgctgtaatgggccactctttcGGAGGAGCGACCGCAATTCTTGCCCTTTCTAAAGAGGACCATTTTAG CTGCGCCGTTGCTCTCGATGCCTGGATGTTCCCTTTGAAGAACGATCTCTACCACAAGGTGACCAAGCCGGTGCTTTTTATCAACACGGAGAAATTCCAGACCGCAGAAAGTGTCACCAAAATGAAGAGACTCAGCTCCAGAAACAGGCAGACCAAGATCATAACCATCCT GGGATCTGTGCATCTGAGTCAGACTGACTTCACTTTTCTGGCTGGGAATCTCCTGAACAGACTGTTCCAGACCAGAGGCACCCTGGACCCATACACAGGCTTGAACATCACCAACAGGGCGGCGCTTGCTTTCCTGCAGAAACATCTGA GGCTTGAGGAAGATTTTGATCAGTGGAATAATCTCCTGGAAGGCATTGGTGACTCGGTGATTCCAGAGGCGCCTCTCTGCATCTCCAGCCTTTAG
- the PAFAH2 gene encoding platelet-activating factor acetylhydrolase 2, cytoplasmic isoform X1 — translation MTLHVPGCTGRRCLLSFRGVAGAQVLSPAKEGMGGAQSLRLPHGNGPHQVGCTDVMVGPNRKGLFFRLFYPCLPQEEAEQPLWIPRREYCDGLADYINLKWCTPLLNVTFGSYRVPVSWNGPFKACGSRYPLIIFSHGLGAFRTVYSAVCAEMASRGFLVMALEHRDHSACATYFCKAEAGGSDSLEAALQEEWIPFRRVQEGQKEFHFRNPQVHQRANECVRGLRLVQEISHGKAVTNVLHKGFDLSALKESVDLTKVAVMGHSFGGATAILALSKEDHFSCAVALDAWMFPLKNDLYHKVTKPVLFINTEKFQTAESVTKMKRLSSRNRQTKIITILGSVHLSQTDFTFLAGNLLNRLFQTRGTLDPYTGLNITNRAALAFLQKHLRLEEDFDQWNNLLEGIGDSVIPEAPLCISSL, via the exons ATGACACTACATGTCCCAGGATGCACTGggcggcgctgcctcctctctttcCGTGGGGTGGCGGGAGCCCAG GTGCTATCTCCAGCTAAGGAAGGCATGGGGGGAGCGCAGTCCCTCAGGCTGCCCCATGGGAATGGGCCTCACCAAGTGGGCTGCACGGATGTGATGGTGGGCCCCAACCGGAAG GGGCTTTTCTTCCGGTTGTTTTACCCCTGCCTTCcccaggaggaggcagagcaacCTCTCTGGATCCCACGCCGTGAGTATTGCGATGGGCTGGCTGACTACATCAACCTGAAGTGGTGCACCCCGCTGCTCAATGTGACTTTCG GGTCCTACAGAGTTCCAGTGAGCTGGAACGGGCCTTTCAAGGCATGTGGCAGCAGGTACCCACTGATCATATTTTCCCATGGCCTGGGAGCCTTTCG AACCGTCTACTCGGCTGTCTGTGCAGAAATGGCCTCCCGTGGCTTTCTGGTGATGGCGCTGGAGCACAG AGACCATTCTGCCTGTGCAACTTACTTTTGcaaggcagaggctggggggtcCGATTCCCTGGAGGCTGCGCTGCAGGAGGAATGGATCCCATTTCGAAGGGTCCAAGAAGGGCAGAAGGAATTTCATTTTCGAAACCCACAG GTTCACCAAAGAGCAAACGAGTGTGTACGAGGGCTCAGGCTGGTGCAGGAGATCAGCCACGGCAAAGCTGTCACCAATGTCTTGCACAAAGGATTTGATCTGTCTGCACTGAAG GAGAGTGTGGATTTGACTAAAGTtgctgtaatgggccactctttcGGAGGAGCGACCGCAATTCTTGCCCTTTCTAAAGAGGACCATTTTAG CTGCGCCGTTGCTCTCGATGCCTGGATGTTCCCTTTGAAGAACGATCTCTACCACAAGGTGACCAAGCCGGTGCTTTTTATCAACACGGAGAAATTCCAGACCGCAGAAAGTGTCACCAAAATGAAGAGACTCAGCTCCAGAAACAGGCAGACCAAGATCATAACCATCCT GGGATCTGTGCATCTGAGTCAGACTGACTTCACTTTTCTGGCTGGGAATCTCCTGAACAGACTGTTCCAGACCAGAGGCACCCTGGACCCATACACAGGCTTGAACATCACCAACAGGGCGGCGCTTGCTTTCCTGCAGAAACATCTGA GGCTTGAGGAAGATTTTGATCAGTGGAATAATCTCCTGGAAGGCATTGGTGACTCGGTGATTCCAGAGGCGCCTCTCTGCATCTCCAGCCTTTAG
- the PAFAH2 gene encoding platelet-activating factor acetylhydrolase 2, cytoplasmic isoform X3 produces the protein MGGAQSLRLPHGNGPHQVGCTDVMVGPNRKGLFFRLFYPCLPQEEAEQPLWIPRREYCDGLADYINLKWCTPLLNVTFGSYRVPVSWNGPFKACGSRYPLIIFSHGLGAFRTVYSAVCAEMASRGFLVMALEHRDHSACATYFCKAEAGGSDSLEAALQEEWIPFRRVQEGQKEFHFRNPQVHQRANECVRGLRLVQEISHGKAVTNVLHKGFDLSALKESVDLTKVAVMGHSFGGATAILALSKEDHFSCAVALDAWMFPLKNDLYHKVTKPVLFINTEKFQTAESVTKMKRLSSRNRQTKIITILGSVHLSQTDFTFLAGNLLNRLFQTRGTLDPYTGLNITNRAALAFLQKHLRLEEDFDQWNNLLEGIGDSVIPEAPLCISSL, from the exons ATGGGGGGAGCGCAGTCCCTCAGGCTGCCCCATGGGAATGGGCCTCACCAAGTGGGCTGCACGGATGTGATGGTGGGCCCCAACCGGAAG GGGCTTTTCTTCCGGTTGTTTTACCCCTGCCTTCcccaggaggaggcagagcaacCTCTCTGGATCCCACGCCGTGAGTATTGCGATGGGCTGGCTGACTACATCAACCTGAAGTGGTGCACCCCGCTGCTCAATGTGACTTTCG GGTCCTACAGAGTTCCAGTGAGCTGGAACGGGCCTTTCAAGGCATGTGGCAGCAGGTACCCACTGATCATATTTTCCCATGGCCTGGGAGCCTTTCG AACCGTCTACTCGGCTGTCTGTGCAGAAATGGCCTCCCGTGGCTTTCTGGTGATGGCGCTGGAGCACAG AGACCATTCTGCCTGTGCAACTTACTTTTGcaaggcagaggctggggggtcCGATTCCCTGGAGGCTGCGCTGCAGGAGGAATGGATCCCATTTCGAAGGGTCCAAGAAGGGCAGAAGGAATTTCATTTTCGAAACCCACAG GTTCACCAAAGAGCAAACGAGTGTGTACGAGGGCTCAGGCTGGTGCAGGAGATCAGCCACGGCAAAGCTGTCACCAATGTCTTGCACAAAGGATTTGATCTGTCTGCACTGAAG GAGAGTGTGGATTTGACTAAAGTtgctgtaatgggccactctttcGGAGGAGCGACCGCAATTCTTGCCCTTTCTAAAGAGGACCATTTTAG CTGCGCCGTTGCTCTCGATGCCTGGATGTTCCCTTTGAAGAACGATCTCTACCACAAGGTGACCAAGCCGGTGCTTTTTATCAACACGGAGAAATTCCAGACCGCAGAAAGTGTCACCAAAATGAAGAGACTCAGCTCCAGAAACAGGCAGACCAAGATCATAACCATCCT GGGATCTGTGCATCTGAGTCAGACTGACTTCACTTTTCTGGCTGGGAATCTCCTGAACAGACTGTTCCAGACCAGAGGCACCCTGGACCCATACACAGGCTTGAACATCACCAACAGGGCGGCGCTTGCTTTCCTGCAGAAACATCTGA GGCTTGAGGAAGATTTTGATCAGTGGAATAATCTCCTGGAAGGCATTGGTGACTCGGTGATTCCAGAGGCGCCTCTCTGCATCTCCAGCCTTTAG